A genomic region of Acidobacteriota bacterium contains the following coding sequences:
- the pgeF gene encoding peptidoglycan editing factor PgeF: MVPWQPVMVERTAGHFPFLAFGGLTAIPGFVHAVTTRATDGSGAAPSATRPAAPDEAFLTALGIPARKLILLEQEHADAVLAVETEKPACGSGHPRADAVILTSPGWYGAIRTADCLSVVMVDPRRRVLGLAHAGWRGTCRGVTAKAAARLLRLTGADPGDLCAAFGPCIRSCCYEVGEEVRVAFRERGQETERIFQGSHLDLIGANRLQLERLGVRRILDSGLCTSCRNDRFYSYRREKTERRMWTVAGFRPDSTEDLKTRA; encoded by the coding sequence ATGGTACCCTGGCAGCCCGTGATGGTGGAGAGGACGGCCGGACACTTCCCCTTCCTTGCCTTCGGGGGCCTGACGGCGATCCCGGGCTTCGTACACGCCGTCACGACCCGCGCAACCGACGGATCCGGCGCGGCTCCTTCGGCCACCCGCCCAGCGGCGCCGGATGAGGCGTTTCTGACTGCCCTCGGGATACCGGCCAGAAAGCTGATCCTGTTGGAACAGGAGCATGCGGACGCGGTCCTGGCCGTGGAAACAGAAAAGCCGGCTTGCGGCTCCGGTCATCCCCGGGCGGATGCCGTGATTCTGACGTCCCCCGGCTGGTACGGGGCGATCCGGACGGCGGATTGCCTCTCCGTGGTGATGGTGGACCCGCGGCGCCGGGTCCTGGGATTGGCGCACGCCGGCTGGCGGGGAACCTGCAGGGGCGTGACCGCCAAGGCGGCGGCCCGCCTTCTCCGGCTGACGGGCGCGGATCCGGGAGACCTCTGCGCCGCATTCGGCCCCTGCATCAGGAGTTGTTGCTACGAGGTCGGCGAGGAGGTCCGGGTTGCCTTCCGGGAGCGGGGGCAGGAAACGGAGAGGATCTTCCAGGGGAGTCATCTCGACCTGATCGGGGCCAACCGGCTCCAACTGGAGCGATTGGGCGTCAGGCGAATTCTGGACTCAGGCCTCTGCACCTCCTGCCGCAACGACCGGTTCTATTCCTACCGGCGGGAGAAGACGGAGCGGAGGATGTGGACCGTGGCCGGATTCCGCCCCGATTCGACGGAAGACCTCAAAACCCGGGCGTAG
- the add gene encoding adenosine deaminase: MIGREGRETRRNASRTAVSESYVRSLPKAELHLHLEGSVGPERLLALARKYGTEYASLSAAALTENLYRYGSLHEFLGAFKVVCQHVRGKEDYGDILEDLAESLLRQGVFYAEIIYSPSIPWIWGRDGRAILRHLLKTGARFEEKGLIIRWVLDCVRQFGVEAAWRTARLAAEHRSRGVVALGMGGDELSLPLTEYRDVFLWAKAHEIYIHVHAGEIGEPDQVWSALKDLGANRIGHGVQAARDPRLIEYLREHAVGLDVCLTSNLRTRAWAPLSQHPFPLLYRRGVPVTLNTDDPGLFQTSLTQEYLKASRIFGLTAQDLQRIALQAVRCSFLPHEAKMAHMQRIQDQVELG; the protein is encoded by the coding sequence ATGATCGGCCGGGAAGGCCGCGAAACGCGGCGAAACGCTTCCAGGACAGCCGTCTCCGAGTCATATGTTCGGAGTCTCCCCAAGGCCGAATTGCATCTTCATCTCGAGGGGAGCGTGGGGCCCGAGCGGCTCCTTGCCCTCGCCCGAAAATACGGCACGGAATATGCGTCCCTCAGCGCCGCCGCGTTGACGGAGAACCTCTACCGGTACGGGAGCCTCCACGAATTCCTGGGCGCCTTCAAGGTGGTCTGCCAACACGTGCGCGGCAAGGAGGACTACGGCGACATCCTGGAGGACTTGGCCGAGAGCCTTCTCCGGCAGGGCGTCTTCTATGCGGAGATCATCTATTCACCGTCCATTCCCTGGATCTGGGGCAGGGACGGCCGGGCAATACTGCGGCATCTGTTGAAAACAGGAGCCCGGTTCGAGGAGAAGGGCCTGATCATCCGCTGGGTGCTGGACTGCGTGCGCCAGTTCGGCGTGGAAGCGGCGTGGAGGACGGCCCGGTTGGCGGCGGAGCACCGGAGCCGGGGCGTCGTGGCGTTGGGTATGGGAGGTGACGAGTTGTCCCTCCCCCTGACCGAGTATCGTGATGTCTTTCTCTGGGCCAAGGCCCATGAGATCTACATTCATGTCCACGCCGGTGAGATCGGCGAGCCGGACCAGGTCTGGAGCGCCCTCAAAGACCTGGGCGCCAACCGGATCGGCCACGGCGTCCAGGCGGCGCGGGACCCGCGCCTGATCGAGTATCTGCGGGAGCATGCCGTCGGGCTGGACGTCTGCCTGACCAGCAACCTCAGGACCCGGGCGTGGGCTCCGCTGTCTCAGCACCCCTTTCCCCTCCTCTACCGCCGCGGCGTTCCGGTGACCTTGAACACGGACGATCCCGGCCTGTTCCAGACCAGCTTGACCCAGGAGTATCTGAAGGCCTCGCGCATCTTCGGGCTGACGGCCCAGGACCTTCAGCGAATCGCGTTGCAGGCGGTTCGGTGCTCCTTCCTGCCCCACGAGGCCAAGATGGCCCACATGCAGCGGATCCAGGACCAGGTGGAGCTTGGCTGA
- a CDS encoding GntR family transcriptional regulator, giving the protein MIGFNLDKSVRLSFYEQIKGQLLSAIYCGKIRAGDRLPSIREVSDHLGINYKTTRKIYLRLAEENYLEIVKGSGAFLKERSGKGSYGQMRRHAVFKLLGEVSAKARSLGLSPDKFRGLLDAYWNGTDLRQLRLAVVDHEEEAYVFSRELELRMPGVQARSVSLGDVESDTARALLSGSEFLLTTSYHLEEVRELSRRFGKKLVEIKPSHEIYREVLSAARDENVAIVVRDEDTLHASWDVFMNIYHPSTEMKFWIAPISRQDLIEKIVRDADLIFVSPMCWDEMRKRTPPTKTLKTYDKFISQETIDQLRALQLLG; this is encoded by the coding sequence ATGATCGGATTCAATCTGGACAAGTCGGTTCGGCTCAGCTTCTACGAGCAGATCAAGGGGCAGCTCCTCTCGGCCATCTATTGCGGCAAGATTCGGGCCGGGGACCGCCTGCCGTCCATCCGTGAGGTGTCCGATCACCTGGGGATCAACTACAAGACGACGCGCAAGATTTATCTGAGGTTGGCCGAGGAGAACTACCTGGAGATCGTGAAGGGCAGCGGGGCCTTCCTGAAGGAAAGGAGCGGCAAGGGCTCCTATGGGCAGATGCGGCGGCATGCAGTCTTCAAGCTGCTGGGCGAGGTGTCCGCCAAGGCCAGGAGCCTGGGCCTCTCGCCGGACAAGTTCAGGGGCCTGTTGGACGCCTACTGGAACGGGACCGATCTGAGGCAGTTGCGTCTGGCTGTCGTCGACCACGAGGAGGAAGCCTATGTGTTCTCCCGGGAGCTGGAGCTTCGCATGCCGGGGGTGCAGGCCCGGAGCGTGTCCCTGGGCGACGTCGAGAGCGATACCGCCCGGGCGCTTCTCAGCGGCAGCGAGTTCCTTCTGACCACCAGCTATCACCTGGAGGAGGTCAGGGAACTGTCACGCCGTTTCGGCAAGAAGCTGGTGGAGATCAAGCCCAGTCACGAGATCTATCGTGAGGTGTTGAGTGCGGCCCGCGACGAGAACGTGGCCATCGTGGTCCGGGATGAAGACACCCTGCACGCTTCCTGGGACGTCTTCATGAACATCTACCACCCGTCGACCGAGATGAAGTTCTGGATCGCCCCCATTTCCAGGCAGGACCTCATCGAGAAGATCGTCCGTGATGCGGACCTGATTTTCGTTTCTCCCATGTGCTGGGACGAGATGCGAAAGCGGACGCCGCCCACGAAGACGTTGAAGACGTACGACAAGTTCATTTCCCAGGAGACCATCGACCAGCTCCGTGCGCTCCAGCTCTTGGGGTAG
- a CDS encoding zinc ribbon domain-containing protein, with translation MPLYEYACDSCGETIEVLQRFSDPPLETCNTCGGTLEKLISAPSIQFKGSGWYVTDYARKDTGSETKTETAKKEPSKAAADSAAPKTESKKES, from the coding sequence ATGCCGCTTTACGAATACGCTTGCGACAGTTGCGGAGAGACCATCGAAGTGCTTCAGCGGTTCTCGGACCCGCCCCTGGAGACGTGCAATACTTGCGGCGGAACGCTGGAGAAGCTGATCTCGGCGCCGAGTATCCAGTTCAAGGGGTCAGGCTGGTACGTCACCGACTACGCCCGCAAGGACACCGGATCGGAGACCAAAACGGAAACCGCCAAGAAGGAACCGTCCAAAGCCGCCGCCGACAGTGCGGCTCCCAAAACTGAATCCAAGAAGGAAAGCTGA
- the purD gene encoding phosphoribosylamine--glycine ligase — MKILVVGSGGREHALVWKLGLSDEVREIYCSPGNAGIAAAAKTRILPKLSLRQLLDLAVDQDVNLAVVGPEASLVDGIGDLFRRSGVPLVGPSAEAARLEGSKAFAKDFMSRHQIPTAAYRVFDDPSAAERALRSGFFEFPVVLKADGLAAGKGVLICADLQEAVAALDRIMIARQFGTAGDRLVIEEFLQGEEASFMVLADGAGNVVPMVPSQDHKQIFEGGRGPNTGGMGAYSMDGLLSPDLRRRILDQVILPTVDGMKREGRPFAGILYAGLMLTEDGPRVLEYNVRFGDPEAQVILPRLRSDLATLLLQAARGDLASTQAEWTSQAAVCVVAAAKGYPGSYPKGLEISGLAKTDRMENLVVFHAGTSQSGGRFVTSGGRVLGVTALAPSLDEAVRRAYSGLKEIHFDGIYYRRDIAYRRLSQTERNS, encoded by the coding sequence GTGAAGATACTCGTCGTCGGCTCTGGCGGAAGAGAACACGCGCTGGTCTGGAAGCTGGGCTTGAGCGACGAGGTCCGGGAGATTTACTGCTCCCCGGGAAACGCCGGAATCGCGGCCGCCGCCAAGACCCGAATTCTCCCCAAGCTCTCTCTCCGTCAACTGTTGGATCTCGCCGTCGATCAAGACGTGAATCTGGCCGTGGTCGGACCGGAAGCCAGCCTGGTGGACGGCATCGGAGACCTTTTTCGCCGGTCCGGCGTGCCGCTCGTGGGTCCTTCGGCGGAGGCGGCCCGGCTGGAGGGGAGCAAGGCCTTCGCCAAGGATTTCATGAGCCGCCACCAGATCCCGACGGCAGCCTATCGGGTTTTCGACGATCCTTCCGCCGCGGAGCGAGCGCTTCGGAGCGGCTTCTTCGAGTTTCCCGTGGTGCTCAAGGCCGACGGCCTGGCGGCCGGCAAGGGAGTCCTGATCTGCGCCGACCTGCAGGAGGCCGTCGCGGCCCTCGACCGGATCATGATCGCAAGGCAATTCGGAACCGCCGGCGACCGGCTGGTGATCGAGGAGTTTCTCCAGGGAGAGGAAGCTTCGTTCATGGTCCTGGCCGACGGCGCCGGCAACGTGGTCCCCATGGTCCCCTCCCAGGATCACAAGCAGATCTTCGAAGGAGGCCGCGGGCCCAACACGGGTGGAATGGGCGCCTATTCCATGGACGGCCTCCTGTCTCCCGATCTGCGGCGGCGGATCCTCGACCAGGTCATTCTCCCCACCGTGGACGGCATGAAACGGGAGGGCCGGCCTTTCGCCGGAATCCTCTACGCCGGATTGATGCTCACTGAGGACGGCCCCCGGGTCCTGGAATACAACGTGCGTTTCGGAGACCCGGAGGCGCAGGTGATCCTTCCCCGGCTCCGGAGCGATCTCGCCACACTTCTGCTCCAAGCCGCCCGCGGGGACCTGGCCTCCACCCAAGCCGAGTGGACTTCACAAGCCGCGGTCTGTGTGGTCGCCGCGGCCAAGGGGTACCCGGGGTCCTATCCCAAGGGACTGGAGATCTCGGGACTGGCGAAGACGGACCGGATGGAGAACCTGGTGGTGTTCCATGCCGGAACTTCCCAGTCCGGCGGCCGGTTCGTGACCAGCGGCGGAAGGGTGCTGGGCGTCACGGCGTTGGCTCCCTCTCTCGACGAGGCGGTGCGGCGCGCCTATTCGGGGTTGAAGGAGATCCACTTCGACGGCATCTACTATCGGCGAGACATTGCATACAGACGGCTTTCCCAAACAGAAAGGAATTCGTAA
- the acpS gene encoding holo-ACP synthase — protein MVVGIGLDIVEVDRIAKALRGSKSITERVFTPEEIRYCSQRKNKYQHFAGRFAAKEAALKALGTGWQAGIRWRDVETTAGPMGEPQLTLYGKAAAIFKESKARKSLLTITHATDYAVACVVIDG, from the coding sequence ATGGTCGTCGGAATCGGACTGGACATCGTGGAGGTCGACCGCATCGCCAAGGCCTTGCGCGGCAGCAAATCCATCACCGAGCGGGTCTTCACCCCTGAGGAAATACGGTACTGCTCCCAGCGCAAGAACAAGTACCAGCATTTCGCCGGACGGTTCGCGGCCAAGGAGGCGGCCCTGAAGGCGCTGGGGACCGGTTGGCAGGCCGGGATCCGGTGGCGCGACGTCGAGACCACGGCCGGACCCATGGGCGAACCCCAGTTGACCCTTTACGGAAAAGCGGCCGCCATCTTCAAGGAATCGAAGGCTCGAAAGAGCCTCCTCACCATCACCCACGCCACCGACTACGCAGTGGCCTGCGTCGTCATCGACGGTTGA
- the serS gene encoding serine--tRNA ligase, whose product MLDRAFIRGNLEQVETGLKERGFSLDAGEFLALDARERAARIESEELRAVRNRTSTEIARRRKRGGDASAQIREMKRVSARIKELEENLTGLRTRMDSFLSWIPNLAAEGVPSGKDSAANEVVRIVGRPPEFSFPVRDHVELGARLGILDLERASKIAGARFSLYSGAGALLERALINMMLDLHTRRHGYREVIPPFLANRRSFFGTGNLPKFEEDLFRVAGSDYFLVPTAEVPLTNVFAGEILEEEDLPINLTAYTPCFRSEAGSYGKDTRGLIRLHQFNKVELVKFTRPEDSARQLEQLTGHAEAVLKALEIPYRVVVLSTGDMGFSAAKTYDLEVWVPSQNTYREISSCSNFTDFQARRCRIRYRPAQGSGNRLVHTLNGSGLAIGRTWVALVENFQQEDGSVRIPEALRSYMHGLERLTPGECS is encoded by the coding sequence ATGTTGGATCGGGCTTTCATCAGGGGCAATCTGGAACAGGTCGAGACCGGATTGAAGGAGCGGGGCTTTTCCTTGGACGCCGGGGAGTTCCTGGCTCTGGACGCTCGCGAGCGGGCGGCCCGGATCGAGTCGGAGGAGCTGAGGGCCGTCCGCAACCGCACCAGCACCGAGATCGCGAGGCGCCGCAAGCGGGGCGGCGATGCCAGTGCCCAGATCCGGGAGATGAAGCGGGTCTCTGCCCGGATCAAGGAGCTGGAGGAGAACCTGACCGGCCTCCGGACCCGGATGGACTCGTTCCTTTCCTGGATCCCGAATCTGGCGGCCGAGGGGGTGCCCTCGGGAAAGGACAGCGCCGCCAACGAAGTCGTCCGCATCGTGGGAAGACCTCCCGAATTCTCCTTTCCCGTCCGGGACCATGTCGAGTTGGGGGCCCGCCTGGGCATCCTGGACCTGGAACGGGCCAGCAAGATCGCCGGCGCCCGTTTCAGCCTCTATTCCGGCGCCGGCGCCCTGCTGGAGCGGGCGCTCATCAACATGATGCTGGATCTCCACACCCGCCGCCACGGATACCGGGAAGTGATCCCTCCCTTCCTGGCCAATCGCCGCAGTTTTTTCGGCACCGGAAACCTCCCCAAGTTCGAGGAAGACCTCTTCCGGGTGGCCGGTTCCGACTACTTCCTCGTCCCCACCGCCGAGGTCCCGCTGACCAATGTCTTCGCCGGCGAGATCCTGGAAGAGGAAGATCTTCCCATCAACCTCACCGCATACACGCCCTGCTTCCGGAGCGAGGCCGGGTCTTACGGCAAGGACACCCGGGGGCTGATCCGCCTCCACCAGTTCAACAAGGTCGAGCTGGTCAAGTTCACACGGCCGGAAGACTCCGCCCGTCAATTGGAGCAGTTGACCGGCCACGCCGAAGCGGTGCTCAAGGCGCTGGAAATCCCCTATCGGGTCGTGGTTCTCTCCACCGGCGACATGGGATTCAGCGCCGCCAAGACGTACGATCTGGAGGTGTGGGTGCCCAGCCAGAATACTTATCGGGAGATTTCCTCATGCAGCAACTTCACCGACTTTCAGGCTCGGCGCTGCAGGATTCGATACCGTCCGGCGCAGGGCTCCGGAAATCGGCTGGTCCACACTTTGAACGGGTCCGGATTGGCGATCGGACGGACCTGGGTGGCGCTGGTGGAGAATTTCCAGCAGGAGGACGGCAGCGTCCGGATTCCGGAGGCGCTCCGCTCCTACATGCATGGCCTGGAGCGTTTGACGCCCGGGGAGTGTTCCTGA
- the purE gene encoding 5-(carboxyamino)imidazole ribonucleotide mutase has product MSAPKVGILMGSVSDLGVMQEASKILDDFEVPYDIRVLSAHRSPSLTTDFARDAEGRGIQVLIAGAGAAAHLAGVLAAHTILPVIGVPIDSSPLKGLDALLATVQMPGGVPVSSMAIGKAGARNAGLVAVQILSRSDTGLQEKLRAYKAAQQKKIESIQL; this is encoded by the coding sequence ATGAGCGCACCGAAAGTCGGCATCCTCATGGGAAGCGTTTCCGATCTCGGGGTGATGCAGGAAGCGAGCAAGATCCTGGATGACTTCGAAGTTCCCTACGACATCCGTGTTCTCTCGGCGCACCGGTCGCCTTCCCTGACCACGGACTTTGCCCGCGATGCGGAGGGACGTGGGATCCAGGTCCTGATCGCAGGAGCCGGCGCCGCGGCCCATCTGGCCGGCGTCCTGGCGGCTCACACGATTTTGCCGGTGATCGGCGTCCCCATCGACTCATCGCCGCTGAAAGGATTGGACGCCCTGCTCGCCACGGTGCAGATGCCGGGCGGCGTGCCCGTGTCCAGCATGGCCATCGGCAAGGCCGGCGCCCGCAACGCGGGCCTGGTGGCGGTCCAGATCCTGAGCCGCAGCGATACGGGACTTCAGGAAAAGCTGCGCGCCTACAAGGCGGCGCAACAGAAGAAAATCGAGAGCATTCAACTCTGA
- a CDS encoding DUF4143 domain-containing protein encodes MCGLKRLVKAPKLHFLDSGLLAALQRVSAATVARDRQKLGPHLESFVYAEIAKTANLSGDELAISHYRDKDQVEVDFVLERSPGAVVGIEVKAGATVRPRDFKGLKRLREAVGDRFACGIILHDGDRVQKAGSRLFAMPVKMLWTNCRQ; translated from the coding sequence TTGTGTGGACTGAAGAGGCTCGTCAAGGCGCCGAAACTGCACTTTCTGGATTCCGGCCTGCTGGCGGCGCTTCAGCGGGTATCGGCGGCGACAGTGGCCAGGGACCGGCAGAAGCTGGGGCCTCATCTGGAAAGCTTCGTTTACGCCGAGATCGCCAAGACGGCCAATCTTTCCGGCGACGAACTGGCCATTAGTCATTATCGCGACAAGGACCAGGTCGAAGTCGATTTCGTGCTGGAGCGATCCCCCGGCGCAGTCGTCGGGATCGAAGTCAAAGCCGGCGCAACGGTCCGCCCCAGGGACTTCAAGGGCTTGAAACGCCTGCGAGAGGCCGTCGGCGATCGTTTCGCGTGCGGCATCATCCTCCATGACGGCGACCGCGTTCAAAAGGCCGGTTCCAGGCTCTTCGCGATGCCGGTTAAGATGCTCTGGACGAACTGCCGGCAGTAA
- a CDS encoding bifunctional proline dehydrogenase/L-glutamate gamma-semialdehyde dehydrogenase, with protein MDALLASLAPDSGSPSTERARKAVFLARQLQETAAALQTPVEARQQAELERMVQSPHDKATLTQLTDQAFRSNSPHRAVDQILHILDVQGIPRFFSGLDRTLLRGFRSFGSYLPGVAAPLVKERMREETANVVLPAEEALLGRHLEARRQGGVRMNVNFLGEALLGESEAQRRLESYLRALQLPELEVISVKISTIYSQISSLAFEQTVSVLCDRMELLYRAAARERFRRRDGTEAPKFVYLDMEEYRDLAVTTEVFLRTLARKGLEHAGAGIALQAYLPDSYLAQKRINAWARERVNRGGAPVTIRLVKGANLEMERVEASLRGWKQAPFRSKLETDANFKRMLHEALTPENIAAVRLGVASHNLFDVSYALLLAAEAGALDRVQFEMLEGMANAQRRALFELTQNVLLYAPATRKEDFINAIGYLFRRLDENTGPDNFLRHAFRLVPDSPEWKRLEEGFLESSRRRESVSEKPRRVQNRLAETGVSPRPGSWSRFVNEPDTDFSLPANREWAQGIIERWKPRHGEHRVEVPLVVDGREIFRDRELQDCLDPSRPGLIVGRYRQANEEDVERAVACARNDPDGWRRKPVKERSQVLAAVARELRRSRGDLMGAALADGGKTLSESDPEVSEVVDFVVFYDLAARYFQDLPGSRAEPKGVVVVVSPWNFPIAIPGGGIAAALAAGNTVILKPSPDTVLVAHELCRCFWRAGVSRRTLQMAPCAVATGGSRLVSHPAVDAVILTGGTETALRMLRLKPDMNLLAETGGKNAATLTALGDRELAISHVIHSAFSHSGQKCSATSLLLVEEETCRDPKFKETLCDAVRSLEVGSAWDRRNRMGPLIRPPSGALERGLKELEPGESWAVMPRRMEDNPCLYSPGVKWDVRPGSFTHLTELFGPVLGVMRVKNLDEALGLIRQTGYGLTAGLESLDDREQAYWCDRVDAGNLYVNRGTTGAVVLRQPFGGMAKSAFGPGIKAGGPNYVSQLMNFSDTEPPNGPTPVADPHLAALRSRLKQPLPAAVTANGDELPRVVAALESYWASRRDEFGRTHDHFRLVGQDNLRRYLPVRRLCIRVDPSDSLFEIFARACAAKAAGCRAAMSLPRGWSSPAVDWLRELTGSWEESIEFIRETDHELADRVRFAMPERVPGIVFRAAAASGVYLARTPVLAQGRVELLWYLREQSISIDYHRYGNLGIREGDERMGVS; from the coding sequence TTGGACGCACTACTCGCATCGCTTGCCCCGGACTCCGGGTCACCCTCCACGGAGCGGGCGCGGAAAGCCGTCTTCCTGGCCCGGCAGCTTCAGGAAACGGCGGCGGCGCTTCAAACCCCCGTGGAAGCGAGGCAGCAGGCCGAACTGGAGCGGATGGTGCAGAGTCCCCACGACAAGGCGACGCTCACCCAACTCACCGACCAGGCCTTCCGCTCCAACAGTCCGCATCGCGCCGTCGACCAGATCCTGCACATCCTGGACGTGCAGGGAATCCCTCGTTTCTTCAGCGGGCTGGACCGGACCCTGCTCAGGGGCTTTCGCTCCTTCGGCTCCTACCTCCCCGGGGTGGCGGCTCCCCTGGTGAAGGAAAGGATGCGGGAAGAGACCGCCAATGTCGTTCTCCCCGCCGAAGAGGCTCTGCTGGGCCGGCACCTGGAGGCGCGTCGTCAGGGCGGCGTGCGGATGAACGTCAATTTCCTGGGCGAGGCCCTCCTGGGAGAATCCGAGGCGCAGAGGCGCCTGGAGTCGTATCTCCGCGCTCTTCAGCTCCCGGAGCTGGAGGTCATTTCGGTCAAGATCTCCACAATCTACTCGCAAATCTCGTCGCTGGCCTTCGAGCAGACCGTCTCCGTGCTCTGCGATCGAATGGAACTACTGTATCGCGCGGCGGCCAGGGAGCGCTTTCGCCGCCGGGACGGCACCGAAGCGCCCAAGTTCGTCTACCTCGACATGGAGGAGTACCGTGACCTGGCGGTCACCACCGAGGTCTTTCTCCGCACTCTCGCTCGCAAGGGTCTCGAGCACGCCGGCGCTGGGATCGCTCTTCAGGCCTACCTCCCCGACTCCTACCTGGCCCAAAAGAGAATCAACGCCTGGGCCAGAGAACGCGTGAATCGGGGAGGAGCGCCTGTGACCATCCGGCTGGTGAAGGGCGCCAACCTGGAGATGGAACGTGTGGAGGCTTCGCTACGGGGTTGGAAGCAGGCTCCTTTCAGGTCGAAGCTGGAGACCGACGCCAACTTCAAGCGCATGCTGCACGAAGCCCTGACGCCGGAGAACATCGCCGCCGTGCGCCTGGGGGTGGCCTCGCACAATCTCTTCGACGTCTCGTACGCTCTGCTGTTGGCAGCGGAAGCCGGCGCCCTGGACCGGGTGCAGTTCGAGATGCTGGAAGGGATGGCCAACGCCCAGCGCCGCGCCCTGTTCGAGCTGACGCAAAACGTCCTCCTCTATGCGCCGGCGACCCGGAAGGAGGACTTCATCAACGCCATCGGATACCTGTTTCGCCGGTTGGACGAGAACACGGGACCCGACAATTTCCTCCGGCACGCCTTCCGGCTGGTCCCGGACAGCCCGGAGTGGAAACGGCTGGAAGAGGGGTTCCTCGAATCCTCCCGCCGCCGCGAGTCCGTTTCGGAAAAACCCCGGCGTGTCCAGAACCGCCTTGCCGAAACCGGCGTGTCGCCACGCCCGGGTTCGTGGAGCCGATTCGTCAACGAGCCAGACACCGACTTCTCATTGCCGGCCAACCGCGAGTGGGCCCAAGGCATCATCGAGCGCTGGAAACCCCGGCACGGCGAACACAGGGTGGAGGTTCCCCTGGTGGTGGACGGGAGGGAGATCTTCCGGGATCGGGAGTTGCAAGACTGTCTCGATCCATCCCGGCCGGGCCTGATCGTGGGCCGCTACCGGCAGGCCAACGAGGAGGACGTGGAGCGGGCCGTGGCCTGCGCTCGAAACGATCCGGACGGCTGGCGCCGGAAGCCGGTGAAAGAGCGTTCCCAGGTCCTGGCGGCTGTGGCCCGGGAGCTGCGTCGCAGCCGGGGAGACCTCATGGGCGCCGCCCTGGCGGACGGCGGGAAAACCTTGTCCGAGTCGGACCCGGAGGTTTCCGAGGTCGTGGACTTCGTCGTTTTCTACGACCTGGCCGCCCGCTACTTCCAGGACCTCCCCGGTTCGAGGGCCGAACCGAAGGGCGTCGTGGTGGTCGTCTCCCCCTGGAACTTCCCCATCGCCATTCCCGGAGGCGGTATCGCCGCCGCACTGGCCGCGGGGAACACCGTCATCCTCAAACCCTCTCCCGACACCGTGCTGGTGGCCCATGAGCTGTGCCGGTGTTTCTGGAGGGCCGGGGTTTCGCGGCGGACTCTGCAGATGGCGCCGTGCGCCGTCGCGACAGGCGGGTCCCGATTGGTCTCTCACCCGGCGGTGGACGCCGTCATTCTGACCGGCGGCACGGAAACCGCCCTGCGGATGCTCCGCCTCAAGCCGGACATGAATCTCCTGGCGGAAACCGGGGGCAAGAACGCGGCCACCCTGACTGCCCTGGGAGATCGGGAACTGGCCATCAGTCACGTGATTCACTCCGCGTTCAGCCACAGCGGACAGAAATGCTCCGCCACGTCCCTGCTCCTCGTCGAGGAGGAGACCTGCCGGGACCCCAAGTTCAAGGAGACACTCTGCGACGCGGTGCGGAGCCTGGAGGTCGGGTCGGCCTGGGATCGGAGGAATCGCATGGGGCCCCTGATTCGCCCCCCGTCCGGCGCCCTGGAAAGGGGCCTCAAGGAACTGGAACCCGGCGAGTCATGGGCGGTCATGCCCAGGCGGATGGAGGACAATCCCTGCCTCTACTCGCCGGGGGTCAAATGGGACGTCCGACCGGGAAGCTTCACCCACCTGACCGAGCTCTTCGGTCCCGTGCTGGGGGTGATGCGGGTGAAGAACCTGGACGAGGCGCTGGGCCTCATCCGTCAGACCGGCTACGGATTGACCGCTGGGTTGGAGAGCCTCGACGATCGCGAGCAGGCGTACTGGTGCGACCGCGTCGACGCGGGAAACCTCTACGTCAACCGGGGAACCACCGGCGCTGTCGTGCTTCGTCAACCCTTCGGGGGCATGGCCAAGTCCGCCTTTGGTCCCGGCATCAAGGCGGGAGGCCCCAACTACGTGTCCCAACTCATGAACTTCAGCGACACCGAGCCTCCAAATGGTCCCACCCCGGTCGCCGACCCCCATCTCGCCGCCCTCCGGTCGCGCCTGAAACAACCGCTTCCTGCCGCCGTCACGGCGAATGGGGACGAACTGCCCCGCGTCGTGGCGGCTCTGGAAAGCTACTGGGCCAGCAGGCGGGACGAATTCGGACGCACCCATGACCATTTCCGCCTCGTGGGCCAGGACAACCTGCGGCGTTATCTCCCCGTCCGCCGGCTCTGCATCCGCGTGGACCCCTCCGATTCCCTGTTCGAGATCTTCGCCCGCGCCTGCGCGGCCAAGGCCGCCGGCTGCCGCGCGGCCATGAGCCTGCCCAGGGGATGGTCGTCTCCGGCCGTCGATTGGCTGAGGGAGCTGACCGGGTCGTGGGAGGAATCCATCGAATTTATCCGCGAGACCGACCATGAACTGGCGGACCGGGTCCGCTTTGCGATGCCGGAGCGGGTACCGGGAATTGTGTTCCGGGCGGCGGCCGCGTCCGGAGTCTACCTGGCGCGGACCCCGGTGCTGGCCCAGGGCCGGGTAGAGTTGCTCTGGTACCTCCGCGAACAGAGCATCAGCATCGATTACCATCGCTACGGCAACCTGGGCATCCGGGAAGGGGACGAGAGGATGGGGGTCTCGTAG